From the genome of Synchiropus splendidus isolate RoL2022-P1 chromosome 17, RoL_Sspl_1.0, whole genome shotgun sequence, one region includes:
- the slc12a9 gene encoding solute carrier family 12 member 9 isoform X1 yields the protein MSSERTPLITSGVCGLNVSAVSCCTVPDASPESSNEAPAKDHRRLNTFFGVMVPTVLSMFSIVLFLRTGFVVGHAGLLQGLLMVVVAYTIISLTILSICAISTNGAIQAGGAYYMISRSLGPEFGGSIGLMFYLAKVCACGEYVLGLVEAILDVFGQDPEFSVPEGIKVLPHGYWYTVLYSSVVLLVCLLVCLVGSHIYSRTAFAILLLVTVSLLSIFISSVAVKPLDFVIFHHGVGNQTERYNVSYTGYSLATLKNNLGADYSLDYSTDTVMSFASVFAVLFTSCTGIMAGANMSGELKAPSIAIPRGTIGAVVYTFTVYVLLFLMVSATCGRTLLIEDYGFLQKINIWPPFVTIGIYCASLSAAMCSLIGASRILHALALDHLFGLPLAPAAVVSESGNPWVAVIYTWALAQCVVFAGQLNSIASLVTIFYLLAFAAVDLACLALEWASAPNFRPTFRFFSWHTCLLGILSCLVMMFVINPVYSSGSIALLLLLLLFLHYRSPISSWGYISQAIIFHQVRKYLLMLDVRKDHVKFWRPQVLLMVANPRSSCQLILFVNQLKKGGLYVLGHVQLGDLDSLPSDPVQQQYNFWLSLVDKLGVKAFVDLTLSPSVRQGTQHLLRITGLGGMKPNTLILGFYDSCTPEDYFLQDSEFCDTSKGKGGESEYNFGVDLPSLQAHFPPVRNAECPRWLCPEEYVGILSDAVKMNKNVCLARYFFNLKGEGKSQKGDGSDRTIDVWPLNLLQPGSRDYEDVCSLFLLQMACVLNMSNKWRHARMRIFLNVETESSDQGWVTNEETFRELLKKLRIRASIKIVPWDSVVQFHSQPEEAPSASGQGSVLSGDFLSAVNSLLMAYSSQAAVCFLYLPRPPAHSSLAQQYLGQLEAVTNGLGPTLLIHGVTPVTYTDL from the exons ATGTCCAGTGAACGCACCCCGCTGATCACCTCGGGGGTCTGCGGCCTGAACGTCAGTGCCGTGTCGTGCTGCACCGTTCCTGACGCCAGTCCAGAGTCCAGCAATGAAGCCCCCGCCAAAGACCACCGCAGGCTCAACACCTTCTTCGGGGTGATGGTGCCCACCGTGCTGTCCATGTTCAGCATCGTGCTGTTCCTCAGGACGG GATTTGTGGTGGGTCACGCTGGACTGCTGCAAGGTCTGCTCATGGTGGTGGTGGCCTACACCATCATCTCCCTGACCATCCTGTCCATCTGCGCCATCTCCACCAATGGCGCCATCCAAGCCGGAGGGGCCTATT ACATGATCAGCCGCTCGCTCGGTCCTGAGTTTGGAGGAAGCATTGGTCTGATGTTCTACCTGGCCAAAGTGTGCGCGTGTGGCGAGTATGTGCTGGGCCTGGTGGAGGCCATCCTGGACGTGTTCGGGCAAGATCCCG AATTTTCCGTGCCAGAGGGGATCAAAGTGCTCCCCCACGGCTACTGGTACACGGTGCTGTACTCCTCTgtggtgctgctggtgtgtCTGCTGGTGTGTCTGGTGGGCTCACACATCTACTCCCGCACCGCCTTCGCCATCCTGCTGTTGGTCACGGTGTCTCTGCTGTCCATCTTCATCAGCTCGGTGGCCGTCAAACCTCTGGATTTCGTCATCTTCCATCATGGAGTTGGCAACCAGACGGAGCGGTACAACGTCAGCTACACCGGCTACAGCTTGGCCACGCTCAAGAACAATCTCGGGG CTGATTACAGCCTGGACTACAGCACCGACACGGTCATGTCCTTCGCCTCTGTGTTCGCCGTGCTGTTCACCAGCTGCACGGGCATCATGGCAGGAGCCAACATGTCAG GAGAACTGAAGGCCCCGAGCATCGCCATCCCCAGAGGCACCATCGGGGCCGTGGTCTACACCTTCACCGTCTAcgttctcctcttcctcatggtCAGCGCCACCTGCGGCCG gacGCTCCTCATTGAGGACTACGGTTTCCTCCAGAAGATCAACATCTGGCCGCCATTCGTCACCATCGGGATTTACTGCGCCTCGCTGTCGGCCGCCATGTGCTCCCTGATCGGAGCGTCCCGCATCCTGCACGCTCTGGCCCTCGACCACCTGTTCGGCCTGCCTCTCGCTCCGGCGGCGGTGGTTTCCGAGTCTGGGAACCCCTGGGTGGCGGTGATCTACACGTGGGCTCTGGCTCAG TGCGTGGTGTTCGCAGGGCAGCTCAACTCCATCGCCAGTCTGGTGACCATCTTCTACCTGCTGGCCTTCGCTGCCGTGGACCTGGCTTGCCTGGCTCTGGAGTGGGCGTCGGCACCAAACTTCAG gcCCACCTTCCGGTTCTTCTCCTGGCACACGTGTCTGCTGGGCATCCTGAGCTGTCTGGTCATGATGTTTGTCATCAACCCGGTGTACTCCTCCGGCAGCATcgccctcctgctgctgctgctgctcttcctccacTACAGATCTCCCATCAGCAGCTGGGGCTACATCAGCCAGGCCATCATCTTCCatcag GTCAGGAAGTATCTGTTGATGCTGGACGTGAGGAAAGACCACGTGAAGTTCTGGAGGCCGCAGGTGCTGCTGATGGTGGCGAACCCTCGCTCCTCCTGTCAGCTCATCCTGTTCGTCAACCAGCTGAAGAAGGGCGGCCTCTACGTGCTGGGCCACGTGCAGCTGGGAGATCTGG ACTCGCTGCCTTCAGATCCCGTGCAGCAGCAGTACAACTTCTGGCTGAGTCTGGTGGACAAGCTGGGGGTGAAGGCCTTCGTGGACTTGACTCTGTCTCCGTCCGTGAGGCAGGGAACTCAACATCTGCTGCGCATCACTGGACTCG GGGGCATGAAGCCCAACACCCTCATCTTGGGGTTCTACGACAGCTGCACACCTGAGGACTACTTCCTGCAGGACTCGGAGTTCTGCGACACGTCAAAAGGCAAAGGTGGTGAGAGCGAGTACAACTTCGGGGTGGACCTGCCGTCGCTGCAGGCTCACTTCCCTCCGGTGCGAAACGCCGAGTGCCCGCGCTGGCTCTGCCCGGAGGAGTACGTGGGGATCCTGTCCGACGCCGTCAAGATGAACAAGAACGTCTGTCTGGCTCGATACTTCTTCAACCTGAAGGGGGAGGGCAAGAGCCAGAAGGGAGACGGCTCGGACCGGACCATCGACGTGTGGCCGCTGAACCTGCTGCAGCCGGGCAGTCGCGACTACGAGGACGTGTGCAGCctcttcctgctgcagatggCCTGCGTTCTCAACATGTCCAACAAGTGGCGCCACGCGCGCATGAGGATCTTCCTCAACGTGGAGACGGAGTCCAGCGACCAGGGCTGGGTGACGAACGAGGAGACGTTCCGCgagctgctgaagaagctgAGGATCAGAGCGTCGATCAAGATCGTACCCTGGGACTCGGTGGTGCAGTTCCACTCTCAGCCAGAGGAGGCGCCCTCTGCCAGCGGGCAGGGAAGCGTTCTCTCCGGGGACTTCCTGTCTGCGGTCAACAGTCTGCTGATGGCTTATAGCTCCCAGGCGGCGGTTTGCTTCCTGTACCTCCCGCGGCCTCCGGCTCACAGCAGCCTTGCTCAGCAGTACCTGGGTCAGCTGGAGGCCGTCACCAATGGGCTCGGCCCGACACTGCTGATCCACGGCGTCACGCCCGTCACCTACACTGACCTCTAA
- the gnb2 gene encoding guanine nucleotide-binding protein G(I)/G(S)/G(T) subunit beta-2, which yields MSELEQLRQEAEQLRNQIRDARKACGDSTLTQITAGLDPVGRIQMRTRRTLRGHLAKIYAMHWGSDSRLLVSASQDGKLIVWDSYTTNKIHAIPLRSSWVMTCAYAPSGNYVACGGLDNICSIYCLKTREGNVRVSRELPGHTGYLSCCRFIDDNQIITSSGDTTCALWDIETSQQTTVFSGHTGDVMSLSLSPDLRTFVSGACDASVKLWDIRDSMCRQTFTGHESDINAICFFPNGGAFATGSDDATCRLFDLRADQELSLYCHDNIICGITSVAFSRSGRLLLAGYDDFNCNIWDAMKGDRAGVLAGHDNRVSCLGVTDDGMAVSTGSWDSFLKIWN from the exons ATGAGTGAGCTGGAGCAGCTTCGCCAGGAGGCAGAGCAGCTGAGGAACCAGATACGG GATGCCAGGAAAGCATGCGGAGACTCCACCCTGACTCAG ATCACTGCGGGTCTGGATCCCGTGGGCCGGATACAGATGAGAACAAGACGCACCCTTCGCGGCCACCTGGCCAAGATCTACGCTATGCACTGGGGGTCCGACTCGAG GCTCCTGGTGAGCGCCTCCCAAGACGGAAAGCTCATCGTCTGGGACAGCTACACCACGAACAAG ATCCACGCCATCCCTCTGCGGTCCTCCTGGGTGATGACCTGTGCGTACGCCCCCTCTGGGAACTACGTGGCCTGCGGAGGTCTGGACAACATCTGCTCCATCTACTGCTTGAAGACCCGCGAGGGAAACGTCAGGGTGAGCAGGGAACTGCCGGGTCACACAG GTTACTTGTCTTGTTGTCGCTTCATTGATGACAATCAAATCATCACCAGTTCAGGAGACACCACGTG TGCACTGTGGGACATTGAGACGAGTCAACAGACCACGGTTTTCTCGGGCCACACCGGCGACGTGATGAGTCTGTCGCTGTCGCCCGACCTTCGCACTTTTGTATCGGGAGCCTGCGACGCCTCGGTCAAACTGTGGGACATCAGGGACAGCATGTGCCGGCAGACCTTCACGGGACACGAGTCGGACATCAACGCCATCTGC TTCTTTCCAAATGGCGGCGCCTTCGCCACCGGCTCAGACGACGCCACCTGCAGGCTGTTTGACCTGCGTGCGGACCAGGAGCTGAGTCTCTACTGCCACGACAACATCATCTGCGGCATCACCTCAGTGGCTTTCTCCCGCTCCGGGCGGCTGCTGCTGGCCGGCTACGACGACTTCAACTGCAACATCTGGGACGCCATGAAGGGAGACCGAGCAG GAGTCCTGGCCGGCCATGACAATCGTGTGAGCTGTCTGGGTGTGACGGACGATGGCATGGCGGTGAGCACCGGGTCCTGGGACAGTTTCCTAAAGATCTGGAACTGA
- the hsd20b2 gene encoding hydroxysteroid (20-beta) dehydrogenase 2: MSLFDLLHAVALLVLAQQVLKMLWSCFNCFKEYFLSEIWRTDVRKFGRWAVITGSTSGIGKAYALELAKRGLDIVLVGRSEQKLQQVAKEIEETHGRKTISIQVDFTEGKSIYPTIAKGLQGLEVGILVNNVGMTFSEGFDRFLDVPDLEQRINNITDVNVLSVMQMTRIVLPGMVERESGLIINLSSIAAVKPQPLLATYAASKIFITYFSESLHTEYKSKGITVQNVAPGLVSTNMTNNIPRSFLVKGADAFVREALNTVGYSMSTNGCFTHFIQVIVFKCLFPDVLRLSTWHLNKQIELGRRKGTGGEKSLRKKAE, encoded by the exons ATGTCTCTGTTTGACCTGCTGCACGCCGTCGCTCTGCTGGTTCTCGCGCAGCAGGTGCTGAAAATGCTCTGGAGTTGCTTCAACTGCTTCAAGGAgtattttctgtctgagatTTGGAGAACGGATGTGAGGAAGTTCGGGCGCTGGGCAG TCATAACAGGTTCCACATCTGGGATCGGGAAAGCGTACGCCCTAGAG CTCGCCAAGAGAGGCCTAGACATTGTTTTGGTGGGCAGATCTGAGCAGAAGCTTCAGCAGGTTGCCAAAGAAATCG AGGAAACGCACGGACGCAAGACCATCTCCATCCAAGTGGACTTCACTGAAGGAAAAAGCATCTACCCAACAATCGCTAAAGGATTACAAGGCCTGGAGGTCGGAATTCTGG TCAACAATGTGGGAATGACTTTCTCTGAGGGTTTTGATCGGTTCCTCGACGTACCTGACCTTGAGCAG aGAATCAACAACATCACGGACGTGAACGTCCTGTCGGTGATGCAG ATGACCAGAATCGTGCTTCCCGGAATGGTCGAGCG AGAGTCGGGACTGATCATCAACCTGTCGTCAATAGCGGCAGTGAAACCTCAACCTCTGCTCGCCACCTACGCTGCTTCAAAG ATCTTCATTACATACTTCTCAGAAAGCCTGCACACGGAGTACAAGTCCAAAGGAATCACAGTTCAG AATGTGGCCCCTGGATTGGTCTCCACCAACATGACCAACAACATTCCCAGAAGTTTCCTGGTGAAGGGCGCAGACGCATTTGTGAGAGAAGCCTTGAACACTGTGGGCTACTCCATGAGCACCAACGGCTGCTTCACCCACTTCATACAG GTCATCGTCTTCAAATGCCTGTTCCCGGACGTGTTGCGACTCTCAACGTGGCACCTCAACAAGCAAATTGAACTGGGCAGAAGGAAAGGAACAGGAGGCGAGAAAAGTCTCCGCAAGAAGGCGGAGTGA
- the slc12a9 gene encoding solute carrier family 12 member 9 isoform X2: MCWAWWRPSWTCSGKIPNFPCQRGSKCSPTATGTRCCTPLWCCWCVCWCVCSVAVKPLDFVIFHHGVGNQTERYNVSYTGYSLATLKNNLGADYSLDYSTDTVMSFASVFAVLFTSCTGIMAGANMSGELKAPSIAIPRGTIGAVVYTFTVYVLLFLMVSATCGRTLLIEDYGFLQKINIWPPFVTIGIYCASLSAAMCSLIGASRILHALALDHLFGLPLAPAAVVSESGNPWVAVIYTWALAQCVVFAGQLNSIASLVTIFYLLAFAAVDLACLALEWASAPNFRPTFRFFSWHTCLLGILSCLVMMFVINPVYSSGSIALLLLLLLFLHYRSPISSWGYISQAIIFHQVRKYLLMLDVRKDHVKFWRPQVLLMVANPRSSCQLILFVNQLKKGGLYVLGHVQLGDLDSLPSDPVQQQYNFWLSLVDKLGVKAFVDLTLSPSVRQGTQHLLRITGLGGMKPNTLILGFYDSCTPEDYFLQDSEFCDTSKGKGGESEYNFGVDLPSLQAHFPPVRNAECPRWLCPEEYVGILSDAVKMNKNVCLARYFFNLKGEGKSQKGDGSDRTIDVWPLNLLQPGSRDYEDVCSLFLLQMACVLNMSNKWRHARMRIFLNVETESSDQGWVTNEETFRELLKKLRIRASIKIVPWDSVVQFHSQPEEAPSASGQGSVLSGDFLSAVNSLLMAYSSQAAVCFLYLPRPPAHSSLAQQYLGQLEAVTNGLGPTLLIHGVTPVTYTDL; the protein is encoded by the exons ATGTGCTGGGCCTGGTGGAGGCCATCCTGGACGTGTTCGGGCAAGATCCCG AATTTTCCGTGCCAGAGGGGATCAAAGTGCTCCCCCACGGCTACTGGTACACGGTGCTGTACTCCTCTgtggtgctgctggtgtgtCTGCTGGTGTGTCTG CTCGGTGGCCGTCAAACCTCTGGATTTCGTCATCTTCCATCATGGAGTTGGCAACCAGACGGAGCGGTACAACGTCAGCTACACCGGCTACAGCTTGGCCACGCTCAAGAACAATCTCGGGG CTGATTACAGCCTGGACTACAGCACCGACACGGTCATGTCCTTCGCCTCTGTGTTCGCCGTGCTGTTCACCAGCTGCACGGGCATCATGGCAGGAGCCAACATGTCAG GAGAACTGAAGGCCCCGAGCATCGCCATCCCCAGAGGCACCATCGGGGCCGTGGTCTACACCTTCACCGTCTAcgttctcctcttcctcatggtCAGCGCCACCTGCGGCCG gacGCTCCTCATTGAGGACTACGGTTTCCTCCAGAAGATCAACATCTGGCCGCCATTCGTCACCATCGGGATTTACTGCGCCTCGCTGTCGGCCGCCATGTGCTCCCTGATCGGAGCGTCCCGCATCCTGCACGCTCTGGCCCTCGACCACCTGTTCGGCCTGCCTCTCGCTCCGGCGGCGGTGGTTTCCGAGTCTGGGAACCCCTGGGTGGCGGTGATCTACACGTGGGCTCTGGCTCAG TGCGTGGTGTTCGCAGGGCAGCTCAACTCCATCGCCAGTCTGGTGACCATCTTCTACCTGCTGGCCTTCGCTGCCGTGGACCTGGCTTGCCTGGCTCTGGAGTGGGCGTCGGCACCAAACTTCAG gcCCACCTTCCGGTTCTTCTCCTGGCACACGTGTCTGCTGGGCATCCTGAGCTGTCTGGTCATGATGTTTGTCATCAACCCGGTGTACTCCTCCGGCAGCATcgccctcctgctgctgctgctgctcttcctccacTACAGATCTCCCATCAGCAGCTGGGGCTACATCAGCCAGGCCATCATCTTCCatcag GTCAGGAAGTATCTGTTGATGCTGGACGTGAGGAAAGACCACGTGAAGTTCTGGAGGCCGCAGGTGCTGCTGATGGTGGCGAACCCTCGCTCCTCCTGTCAGCTCATCCTGTTCGTCAACCAGCTGAAGAAGGGCGGCCTCTACGTGCTGGGCCACGTGCAGCTGGGAGATCTGG ACTCGCTGCCTTCAGATCCCGTGCAGCAGCAGTACAACTTCTGGCTGAGTCTGGTGGACAAGCTGGGGGTGAAGGCCTTCGTGGACTTGACTCTGTCTCCGTCCGTGAGGCAGGGAACTCAACATCTGCTGCGCATCACTGGACTCG GGGGCATGAAGCCCAACACCCTCATCTTGGGGTTCTACGACAGCTGCACACCTGAGGACTACTTCCTGCAGGACTCGGAGTTCTGCGACACGTCAAAAGGCAAAGGTGGTGAGAGCGAGTACAACTTCGGGGTGGACCTGCCGTCGCTGCAGGCTCACTTCCCTCCGGTGCGAAACGCCGAGTGCCCGCGCTGGCTCTGCCCGGAGGAGTACGTGGGGATCCTGTCCGACGCCGTCAAGATGAACAAGAACGTCTGTCTGGCTCGATACTTCTTCAACCTGAAGGGGGAGGGCAAGAGCCAGAAGGGAGACGGCTCGGACCGGACCATCGACGTGTGGCCGCTGAACCTGCTGCAGCCGGGCAGTCGCGACTACGAGGACGTGTGCAGCctcttcctgctgcagatggCCTGCGTTCTCAACATGTCCAACAAGTGGCGCCACGCGCGCATGAGGATCTTCCTCAACGTGGAGACGGAGTCCAGCGACCAGGGCTGGGTGACGAACGAGGAGACGTTCCGCgagctgctgaagaagctgAGGATCAGAGCGTCGATCAAGATCGTACCCTGGGACTCGGTGGTGCAGTTCCACTCTCAGCCAGAGGAGGCGCCCTCTGCCAGCGGGCAGGGAAGCGTTCTCTCCGGGGACTTCCTGTCTGCGGTCAACAGTCTGCTGATGGCTTATAGCTCCCAGGCGGCGGTTTGCTTCCTGTACCTCCCGCGGCCTCCGGCTCACAGCAGCCTTGCTCAGCAGTACCTGGGTCAGCTGGAGGCCGTCACCAATGGGCTCGGCCCGACACTGCTGATCCACGGCGTCACGCCCGTCACCTACACTGACCTCTAA